In Nostoc edaphicum CCNP1411, the sequence TAACTCAAGAAATTTGGCGTACCACTACCACCATTCTTACCAACAGGAGGAATTTCCAGTAGGCTATCTGTGGCTTTGCCAGTACCATCATTAATAACGGACGTAGAGTTACCCCCTGGATGTCCATTGGGAATGAACAATTGCGGATGATCAAAGGGCGCTTTGTCATAACGAACTCGCTCATCGGTGAGTCCTTTCATGAAGGCTACCAAGTCATCTTGTTCAGTTTGGCTTAGTCCCAACGGGGCGAGGGCACTTTGCGGGCGGAAATCTCCACCACGATTATAGAAGTCCACCACTTGCGGCAGAGTCAAATAACCACCATTGTGAAAGTAAGGGGCGGTTAGTTCTATGTTGCGTAATCCGGGAGTCTTAAAGCTTCCATCTGCAACTATTCTGTCATTGGGGCTAACTGTAATATTGGGGTTTGAACCGAGAAGTAATGGGAATTTATCCAAAGCAGCAACTCGCGACTCTGAAAGCGGGTTGCCAAATGGGTCTTGACCACCAACACCAGTGTCTTCTAGGGTACGTCTAACACCAAGATTGAAGAAGCCATTGTCAAAGACAATTCTGAGATTGGGAATGTTTATGGTTCCCAGTCGTTGCTTCTTTATATTGCTCACCGAGGCGTTGGTAAGTTCTAGGCCACCGTGACAACCGATGCACCGAGCTTTACCCTCGAAGAGTTGTTTCCCTCGTTGCTGCTGCTCGGTGAGAGCGGTGGTGTTTCCTTCCAAGAAGCGATCGTAGGGTGTATTGTCGGAAATAAGTGTAGACTCGTACATCTGAACTGCCAGCCCGAAGAATAACGAGAAGTTATACTCCGATAGCGTGTACTCATCGGTTTCGGAAGAGTTATCAGGTTTTTTGACAAAACTCCGTCTACCTTCAGCATCAACTTGGATGAGTTGATTAGACTTCCACCACTCCGGTTTGAAGGCATCTTTAACCAGTTGATCGTAAGTTTTATCTTTCAGTCCCGGTTTAGGCCATCTACTGTCTGCACCTAAAACGCTGTCTTGTGGATGCACAACCTGTTTGCCTAGCGGTTTGAGGCGAGATAACTTTTTCGCCAGTTTTCGGGGAAGCTTTTTACCCTTACTAGCACTACGAGATTTTCTGTCAATTCGCCCGAACTTATCACCAATTTCTTCAAAGGTGCGACCATCAGCCGACGACTCAAAGGAACTGAGTGGCGGGCCAACCGCTTGGGAAGCCAAAGACGAATTATTCAGGCTAACTTTGACAAACTTGAGTTGATTTGGGTTTTCTGCTTTGACAACAGAGGCGTTAGGATCTCTCAAACCGAAGGGATTCACCCCATTAAAGATATCCTGTGCCCTTCCATCCCAGAAGTTGCGGAAGTTGAATACTGCATTAATTACAGTTGGTGTGTTACGCGGTTCAACGCGGCGCACATTTACGCCTCCCACGTTAAAAACCGGATCTGGCTCATTTTTCACTTGGTCTTCCGCATTACCAGGTGTGACATCCACAAACTTTGTATTGAAAACCCCCTGAGAAGAACTGACATCATTAATGTCACTGTGGAAGGGAAAATCTTCTGGTTTGAGTTGGTAGTTTGGTAGGCCGCCTACATTAAAAACTGTATCTGGATTTTCTGTACCATCAGAGTTGATCCGCAAAAGCCCAGGAGCGATCTGATTTTTGGATCTATTGTCGGCTCCAGCATGGAAGTGACAACTAGCACAGGAGGTCTGTCCATCACTCCCAACCTGCATATCCCAAAAAAGAGTTTTTCCTAACTTGATTGCAGCTACTTTGTCTTTTACGAAGTCTCCAAGATTGTCAGGTTCTGGAACCGATACGCTCTTGAGCGAAACTGGAGGCGATCCCGTAACCTGTGCCGATACAGTATTTCCAGCGATTACTGCTGCCATAATAAGGACAGCAATTGTTGTAGTCTTTAAAAATCTTGATCTCAAGTATTTAAGCTTGCTATATCCGAATCTCCACTCTTGGCGCTTGATTTTTGTCACCACAGATTTGAGCAAAAATCGACCTTTGGAGGTTAGTAGCAAGTAAATTGATAAGCCTGTAATAAAGACTACTAAGATTATGATGGGTATAAACCCCATAATTTTTATACTAAAGTGACGCCGAAATAAATCATACACTTACGTGGAAGTCCAAAATTTAATATTCATGTAAAGTAATTACGCAATTTACTAATTTTATGTAAACAAAAAACGCCATCTACTGGCTCAAAATAAATTGGGTAGAGTAGATAAGTTGTTCTATGTTGAATTTATATGAAGCAAACTATTAAGAGAGTTTCTCAATAACAACTTGTAAAATCTAGATATGCAAATTAGATACGTTTTAATTTATTGTCAGCCCTACTTTCAGTAGGATATTTGAATGTCACTACATCAAAGTTCTGGACGCTGGCGCTTAGGGCTAGCATTATCGCTATTGACGGTTTTATTGTGGGGAATTTTACCTATTGCTTTGACGATAACTCTGCAAGCACTTGATGTCTATACCGTTATTTGGTTTCGCTTTTTGGCATCATTTATACTACTTGCTTTGTATTTAGGAATACGCGGTAAATTACCAAAATTAGAACAACTACGCTCTGCTTCTTGGAAATTATTAGCGATCGCTACACTTTTCTTAGGGATTAATTACTTTCTGTTCATGCAAGGTTTAGCACTAACATCACCTGCTAACGCTGAAGTTCTCATTCAATTATCTACCCTTTTATTAGGTTTAGGAGGGTTAGTTATTTTTAAAGAACGTTACAGACTGTATCAATGGATTGGTGTAAGTGTAATGATTTGTGGTTATCTTTTATTCTTTCGTGAACAACTAACAAATTTAATTACAGCCCAAAGCACATACATACTAGGTAGTGTTTTGATTGCGTTAGGAGCAGTAGCATGGGCTATTTATGCTTTGGCACAAAAGCAGTTATTACAATCTTTATCTTCTCCTAGTATCATGTTGATTATTTATGGGGGATGTGCTTTATTATTCACTCCTCTAGCCAGAGTAAAATCACTTTTTATACTTAACAGCTTTCATTTAGGAATGTTGGTTTTTTGTGCGTTGAACACTTTAATTGCTTACGGTGCATTTGCCGAATCATTAGAACATTGGGAAGCATCACGAGTAAGTGCGGTAATCGCTTTAGCTCCCATTGTGACATTAATATTAGTCGCAGTTGTATCAGTTATTGCACCTTCTTGGATACCATCAGAACACTTCACTTTCATCGCCATCTTAGGAGCGGGTTTCGTAGTCACAGGTTCAGTAGCGATCGCCTTGGGAAAAGCTGATTAATCAGAATATTTTTCCGGATTTTTACTGGGTTTTCCATCTAGTAAATTGGTGCAATATTCAAAGCTACAACATAAATACTGAGGCAGACTATTTTTTATTTGTTATGATTTAATAGTGAAGGCAAACTACTGAAGTCATCTGGATACTTTACCCATCCCTGTGACTCTGTAGTATTTAATTGTTGACCTGATAGCCGAAAAAATTATTGAAGAATAATTCAGAAATCAGAATTTAGGAGTCAGAATCTATTACTAGGCATTGGGAATCACTACTTTTTTGTTTACTACCAGATACTAGTTTTGGTAGGAATTTGAAACCCATTTATACCCATTATCTTAAGCAAGCTACATTCGCAAGTCATACATAATTCATCCTGAATTATCACTCCTGACTCCTAAATTCTGTTCTGATAAAATTGAGGCTAAGAACTTTAAGTAAACCAAGCAGGGCGCCCGAATAACTACCAAAGCCAACACCTGATAAAACCAGACCACCGAAAAAGTTGAGCGATGAATAGTTTGTTTGGTAATTGGGCCAGCACCCTAAGAAAAAATTCTCTATTGCTGGTTCTTTCAATGGTGCTGCCAACGTTTGGAATTAGCAATTCTGTCTTGGCAGCAGAGCGGATTTATGCATCTTATTCAGCTTTAGAGCTTTCCATTTCAGTCACGACTTTAGAAAACTACGCCAAAACAGGCGTAATTAACGAAGACTTGGCAGGATATCAGCAATATCTGCCTCTACAACAGCTTCAAGAATTGCGGCGGATTTTACTCAATCGTGTGAAAGTTAGTCCGGTAGTAGTTTCACAACTTCTCTACACACCACAAGGAGAATTTTTACTGCATCGGTTGGCGCAAGTCATTAAAACCAATCAACCAGAACCAGGATTTGGTGCTTTGCGTTCGGCGCTAATTTTAGCCTCTGCTGAATCGGGAGGCTTGACACTTTTGAATGTGTTGCGTAAATATCCCAGTAGCAGCATTCGTCTTGATGTCGCCGAGACTCTGGAAATAGCTACAGAATTGGAGAGACTTGTTAACCAAACCCATCAAGCGATCGCAGCAGTTTCCCAAAAGTCTAAAATAGAAGCTGATACCATTTCACAACCAAATTTCTCGCAATTACCTGATTTAAAGGTTCCGGGAAAGTTGAAGTCGCAAAAATACACTCTGAAGTTTTTCGACTCAACGCGCAATCGGCTTCTATTAACTGATGTTTACATTCCCAATGTCCAGAAGACTGCACCCATAATTGTAATTTCTCACGGCTTGGGTTTAGACAGCAGCAACTTTCAATATTTAGCCACTCATCTAGCTTCCTACGGATTTGCCGTTGCCGTTCCCAATCATCCTGGTAGTGATACTAAACAATTGCGTTCGCTGTTAAATGGACGCGCCATTGAAGTAGCAGAACCGAGTGAATTTCAAGACCGACCAATGGACGTAACATATATACTGAATCAATTGGAAAAAGGTAATCAATCTGATTCACGGTTTAAAGGTCGGTTAAATCTGCAACAAGTCGGAGTACTTGGTCAATCTTTGGGAGGCTACACAGCCTTGGCTCTAGCAGGCGCTAAAATCAACTTCAAGCAGCTAAAACAAGACTGTCAACCAGCAGCACTGCAAAATACCTGGAATATGTCTTTACTGCTTCAGTGTCGGGCTTTGGAATTGAGCATCAGCAAGTCTGGCAAGGATTATAACCTGCGGGATGAGAGAGTGAAAGCTGCGATCGCAGTTAATCCCATTACTAGTTCTATTTTCGGCAAAGCTGGCTTAAGTCACATCCAAACTCCAGTGATGATTGTCAGCAGTAGTGATGATACAGTTGCACCAGCTTTATCCGAGCAAATTTTACCTTTCTCCTGGTTGGCGAATTCACAAAAGTATCTCGTCATGCTTGAAGGTGGTACCCACTTTTCCACCATTGGCAATGGAAACCCTGCAAATCAACAAGTAGCATTACCTGCCGATATGATTGGTGATGCTTCCCAAGCGCGTCGTTACATGAATGTTTTGAGTTTACCTTTCTTCCAAACCTACGTTGCAGGAAGGCCGCAATACACCCCTTATTTGAACGCCGCCTACACTCAAAGTATTTCTAGTAAATCGCTTGGGTTGAGTCTCGTAAAGTCATTAAGTACAACCGAATTAACTCAATTACTGGATATCAAAGGAGGCAAACCCGCAAAAAAAAACTCCCCAACACCATAGTCAGCTTCGGATTTTGGATGTTGGATATTGGCGTTACATTGCTGCATGTGATGATTTTTATTTGACGTAAATAAAACTGAGGATTGGGTGTCAAATCGATACCCACCACTAAATTTTCAAACCTCTTTTTGAGAAACTACTTGCGTTCGACTCTGTTAGGCTTGAAGTAGGTCTGTGGATAGAGGCTATGAGGTTGAGTATATTTATAATAGTAACTGGATAGTCAAAACACCACCTCTATCCCTAGCCCTAGTACATTTACAGAATGTTTCTATAACACTGTTATCTAATGGATAAATCAGAATTCAGGATTTAGGAACGGAGTCTTTGTCTTTGTTCCTAAATTTTGAATTTTTAAGTATTCTTCAATTAGCTATTTGAAAGGCTACACAAGCAGAAAATTTTGGGAAAAATATAGTTATGAACATGACAAGAATTGTTGCAGGCAAACTAGTTATTGCCATGTTTACACTAGGAATTTCTTCTTGCATCTCACCAACATCTGAATCAGCAAACACTAACAATCAAGAAACAGAAGCAACAGAACAAGTCAGTCAAAAAACTTCTACCAATAATCAATGTACTCTCGTTGATAATGGCTTTGGTTCACAAGGAGAGGTAAATGTACAGGCTGAAGAAGTGGTAACAGGTCTTGAGGTTCCTTGGGGAATTGCCTTTCTCCCAAACCAAGATATGTTAGTCAGTGAAAGACCTGGACGGGTTCGCCTTGTGCGGGATAGTAAACTTGTCCAAAAACCTGTAGCTACTATTGATGTTACAGATAGCGGTGAAGGTGGTTTACTTGGCATTGCGACTCATCCCAACTTTGCCGAAAACCGACTTTTTTACGTGTACTATACTGCTGATAGAAATGGGTCGCAGGTGAATCGCGTTGAACGATGGCGATTATCCCAAAGTGGACTCAGTGCTTCATCAGATAGAATAATTCTCGATGATATTCCCGTAGCGGTGTATCACAACGGTGGTCGCATTCGTTTTGGTGCTGATGGAATGCTCTATATTGGGACTGGCGATGCGCGAGACCCGCAAAGTTCCCAGGATGTTAATAGCCTTGCTGGGAAAATCTTGCGTCTGACGCCTGATGGACAAGTGCCGCAAGACAATCCGTTTCCAAAAAATCCCGTATATATCTCTGGTATTCGCAACACTCAAGGGTTTGATTGGCATGATGCATCAACACTATGGGTAACAGACCACGGCCCTAGTGGTGAGTTAGGTAGAAGTGGTCACGATAAAGTTAGTGTCGCCAGAGCAGGAGACAACCTTGGCTGGCCCACCATCTACCGTTGTGAATCAGGAGAAGGACTGATCACTCCGTCCATTGTTTGGCGTCAAGCTTTACCTCCAGGTGGGGCAGCAATTTATACCGGAAATTCTATTCCTGAATGGAAGGGTAGTTTAATCATTCCGACCCTCCGCTCCGAACACTTGCAGCGTGTCGTTTTCAACCCACAATCACCCCAGCAAGTCGAGCGTCATGAGGTGTATTTGCAAGGTAAATACGGACGACTCCGAGAGGCAATTATGGGGCCAGATGGCGAGTTGTATGTCACAACTAGTAACTGTGATGGACGAGGGAGTTGCCCTTCACAGCAGGATAAAATTCTCCGCATTACCAAATGAAAAAGATGAAAAGCTCACGCCTAGATATAGAGAGCAAGAGTTTTAAAACACTGATTTTTTTATTTCATCCTTTTATTCAAAAACGCCGAAATCGTTTATAGTAATTATTTTTCTCTCTCTTTATAATTACGAATTACGAATTACGAATTAGTAATTATTTCGGTAAATTTTTCAAATTTTGTTGCAAGTCAAGTAGCAGCAGTAGTTGGTGCTGTCACTTTTTGTTCACATTTTTTGGCAATAATGAAGATTGCTAGAGAAAGGGGTTACGAATGTTGATAGTAAACTTCTTACTAACTTGGCTAGTTGGCGCTCTATCACTATTACTCACAGCCTATTTTGTACCAGGCTTTGAGTTTAACGCTTTTAGTACAGCCGCAGTTGCCGCATTGATTTTAGGGTTAGTCAATGCAATTGTTCGACCTTTTTTGGTGATTTTAACATTTCCCCTTACCATTATCACGCTAGGCTTGTTTCTCTTTGTTGTTAATGCGCTCATGCTTTTGCTGGTAGGATTTCTCGTTCCTGGATTTATTGTTGCTGGTTTCTTACCTGCATTATTAGGTTCAGTTGTTCTGACAATTGTTTCTACCGTACTAGGACTTTTAGTTAGAAATGTAACTTAAGATTGATTGGTGTAAATCTTCATTAAGTCATCAAGGAGGTGTCTTTGACAGAGAATCCACCTTCATCTACACGACGATCAAATGTGTCCCGACAAGAACTTGTAGAATTAGTGCGATCGCAACTCGAAGCATTACTACAACAAGAAAACTTCCAGGGAGCGAAAGCTCTGTTAGTACCTGTACAACCTGTAGATATTGCCCAAGCTATTGAAGATTTGCCAAAAGCTATGCAAGCTATAGCTTTTCGCTTACTCTCAAAACAAGAGGCAATCGAAGTCTATGAATATCTCGACTCTAGTGTGCAACAATCCTTGATTGCAGAGTTGAGACATCAAGAAGTTTTCGACATTATAGATAAGATGTCGCCCGATGACCGAGCGCGACTATTTGACGAATTACCTGCTAAAGTCGTCCGCCGACTACTGGAACAACTCAGTCCAGATGAACGCGAAGCCACTGCTCTACTTCTAGGCTACAAAGAAGGCACGGCTGGGCGAATTATGACTACAGAATATCTTTCTGTGAAGGAAGGTTTAACGATTAGCCAAGCCATTGAACGGGTTCGCGTTTTCGCTAGTGCGGCTGAAACTATCTACTACCTTTACGTGACTGATAGAGAACGCCGCCTTACCGGAACTCTTTCCTTTAGAGATTTAGTGATTGCCCAGCCAGAGCAAAGGCTGGGTGAAATTATGACCTGCGATGTAGTTTTCGTCCACACAGATACAGACCAAGAAGAAGTAGCGCGAGTCATCCAACACTACGATTTAGTAGCTGTGCCTGTAGTAGATACAGAACAGCGTCTAGTTGGCATTGTCACCGTTGACGACGTGCTAGATGTTTTGGAGCAAGAAACCACTGAGGATATTTATACTTTAGGCGGGTTGGAAGCTGGGGGCGATCGCTATTTCCAGACAAATATATTAACAGCAGCGCGTAAACGGGTTGTTTGGCTATTTGTTCTCTTAATTGCCAATACTGGCACTGCTACTGTCATTAGCTCTCAAGAAGATGTTTTAAAACAAGTTGTTGCCTTAGCTGCTTTTATTCCCTTGTTGATTGATGCAGGTGGAAATGTCGGAGCGCAATCTTCAACGGTTGTGATTCGAGGTCTGAATCTGAAGGAAGTTGGTATCAAAAAAGCTTTGCAAATAGTGACGCGGGAAACAATTACAGGGGCGCTATTGGGAGTGATGTTAGGAGTAGCAGTTATTATCTGGGCTTACTTCCTGGAAGGCAGTTTGCCAATTGCAATTACAGTGGGGATGAGTTTGGTGGCAATTACTATCATTGCCGCTTTCTCTGGTTCTGGTTTACCGTTTTTATTTGGTTCGCTCGGTTTAGATCCAGCTTTAATGTCAGCCCCATTTATTACTACTGCGGTAGATGTTTTAGGAGTGTTTGTTTATTTAATGATAGCAAGGGTCATTTTACAAATATGAGCAGGCCGCCAGCCAAACAATTTTCATTATGCGCTTAACACAAGTTTGGAGACTCTTAAAAGAAACATTCTCCGAGTGGCAAGTTAACGAAGTATCTCTTTTGGCATCATCCTTAGCTTATTACACAGTATTTTCTATTGCACCTTTAATGGTGATTATTATCACAATCCTTGGCGCAATTTATGGAGAAGCCACAGCGCAACAACAGATTGTTGACCAAATGACAGAAATAGTTGGTAAAGAAGGCGCAGAATTACTTGCTACTGCGATCGCAAATTTAAGACAAGATGCTAGGGGGGGATTGTTACAACTAATTTTTAATATTGGCTTTCTCATTTTTGGTGCTTCTGGAGTTTTTGCCCAAATTCAGTATGCGCTCGATAAAATTTGGGAAGTCAAACCAGAACCCAAACGGCAAATCTTTCATTTTTTGCGGAAACGGGTTTTATCTTTTGCAATGGTGTTAGTCATTGCTTTTTTACTATTTGTTTCTTATATAGTCAGAAACGTTTTATTCATCACAGTTAATTACTTAAGCGATTTATTACCTGGATTAAGTTCTCTGTGGCAAGCTCTCAGCTTTTTACTTTCATTTAGTATTCTAACATTTCTATTTGCCGCAATATATACCATTTTACCCGATGCTCAAGTTGCATGGCGGTGTGCTGGAGTGGGTGCGGCAATTACCACCATCTTATTTATGATTGGTCAGTTTTTCTTTGGGTTATTTCTTAGCCAAACTGATATTGGTTCTGCGTATGGTGTTGCTGGCTCATTCGTAATTATTACTACATGGATTTATTACGCCGCTCATATCTTATTTTTAGGAGCAGAGTTTACTAAAAATTACGCCAAAATGAATGGCTCTCCTATTATCCCAGAAGAATATGCTATACATACTTCCGGCAAAAATCAAAACGAATCTCAAGAACCTAATTCGGATAGAGATAATAATCAAGGCAGGCCCAAGCGTTATCGATAAAAACTTTATTTAATTTACATAAATTATAAATTAATTATCAAAAAGTTTAATTTAACTCGTAAGTAAATTTATATCTAAAGGATTAGATATTTGCGGTGTCCAAATACTGGACTTCTATAAATAGTGGTAGCATAACTTTTAACTATGTTTTTTAATTGAGTAAATTTATCACCAAATAAAACAATTTCAACTAGATTACTAGCAAAAATTTAATATCTGTCACTTTCTCTTCACATTTGTTGCTAATACTAGAAACAAGAGGATAAAAAGGAAGGAATATTTATGATTACAACTCTTGTCCAGCGCACTTATATTCTACTAGCGTGTGCTACTGTGGCTGTTATTGGTAGTATTTTACCAGCTAGTGCTGAAAACTCTTCTTCGGCTAATACTCTTACAAATCAAGCAGAACAAGTAAGTGAAACTCCTGCTACTAATCTTAATTCTGCATCTGACTTGGTTATAGAATCAACACAGCCTTCCTCAGCCATTCAATCTGAGAAGGTAGCTCAAACTTTTGAACCTGGTAGAGCCACCCGTTCGGGTTCTAGCTATTTTGGTGTTGCTGGTAACATTGGTTTAACTGGCAATACACGGGTAGGTGAAGGTTCATTTGCTGTAATTAGCAAAATAGGACTTACACAAAATTTGTCTTTTCGTCCTGCGGCTTTAGTTGGAGATAATACAGTTTTTCTTGTGCCACTCACTGTAGATTTTCCTGTAGAAAATTTGGAAGTGACCCAGTTGAGTATAGCCCCCTATATCGGTGGTGGTATTGCAGTTTCTACAGGTAGAGATAGCACTGTGGGCGCATTGATTTCTGGTGGTGTAGATGTGCCTTTATCCCCACAGATTACAGCAACGGGTGGGGTAAATATCAGTTTTATTGATGAAACTGATGTAGGAATTTTACTGGGTGTTGGCTACAACTTCTAAATATTTTCAAGTCGCAATTATCAGAAAAAATAACTGTGGTTCCTCTGCGCGATAATAACCCAACAACAATTACCCCGTATGTTACCTACGGGGTAATTGTTACTAACATTCTGGTTTTTCTTTATCAACTGAATCTGACGCCGCAACAATTACAAAGATTTTTCTACACGGCGGCGCTAGTACCATGCCAACTTTCAGCCACTTGTCCTAGTGGCTTGGAGAGTCAGGTAATACCAGAGTGGATGACCTTGATTACATCTCAATTCTTGCATGGTGGTTTTTTACACTTAGCAGGAAATATGCTGTTTTTGTGGGTTTTTGGTAACAATATTGAAGACCGCTTGGGTCATG encodes:
- a CDS encoding phage holin family protein: MLIVNFLLTWLVGALSLLLTAYFVPGFEFNAFSTAAVAALILGLVNAIVRPFLVILTFPLTIITLGLFLFVVNALMLLLVGFLVPGFIVAGFLPALLGSVVLTIVSTVLGLLVRNVT
- the mgtE gene encoding magnesium transporter; protein product: MTENPPSSTRRSNVSRQELVELVRSQLEALLQQENFQGAKALLVPVQPVDIAQAIEDLPKAMQAIAFRLLSKQEAIEVYEYLDSSVQQSLIAELRHQEVFDIIDKMSPDDRARLFDELPAKVVRRLLEQLSPDEREATALLLGYKEGTAGRIMTTEYLSVKEGLTISQAIERVRVFASAAETIYYLYVTDRERRLTGTLSFRDLVIAQPEQRLGEIMTCDVVFVHTDTDQEEVARVIQHYDLVAVPVVDTEQRLVGIVTVDDVLDVLEQETTEDIYTLGGLEAGGDRYFQTNILTAARKRVVWLFVLLIANTGTATVISSQEDVLKQVVALAAFIPLLIDAGGNVGAQSSTVVIRGLNLKEVGIKKALQIVTRETITGALLGVMLGVAVIIWAYFLEGSLPIAITVGMSLVAITIIAAFSGSGLPFLFGSLGLDPALMSAPFITTAVDVLGVFVYLMIARVILQI
- a CDS encoding DMT family transporter, translated to MSLHQSSGRWRLGLALSLLTVLLWGILPIALTITLQALDVYTVIWFRFLASFILLALYLGIRGKLPKLEQLRSASWKLLAIATLFLGINYFLFMQGLALTSPANAEVLIQLSTLLLGLGGLVIFKERYRLYQWIGVSVMICGYLLFFREQLTNLITAQSTYILGSVLIALGAVAWAIYALAQKQLLQSLSSPSIMLIIYGGCALLFTPLARVKSLFILNSFHLGMLVFCALNTLIAYGAFAESLEHWEASRVSAVIALAPIVTLILVAVVSVIAPSWIPSEHFTFIAILGAGFVVTGSVAIALGKAD
- a CDS encoding cytochrome-c peroxidase, which codes for MAAVIAGNTVSAQVTGSPPVSLKSVSVPEPDNLGDFVKDKVAAIKLGKTLFWDMQVGSDGQTSCASCHFHAGADNRSKNQIAPGLLRINSDGTENPDTVFNVGGLPNYQLKPEDFPFHSDINDVSSSQGVFNTKFVDVTPGNAEDQVKNEPDPVFNVGGVNVRRVEPRNTPTVINAVFNFRNFWDGRAQDIFNGVNPFGLRDPNASVVKAENPNQLKFVKVSLNNSSLASQAVGPPLSSFESSADGRTFEEIGDKFGRIDRKSRSASKGKKLPRKLAKKLSRLKPLGKQVVHPQDSVLGADSRWPKPGLKDKTYDQLVKDAFKPEWWKSNQLIQVDAEGRRSFVKKPDNSSETDEYTLSEYNFSLFFGLAVQMYESTLISDNTPYDRFLEGNTTALTEQQQRGKQLFEGKARCIGCHGGLELTNASVSNIKKQRLGTINIPNLRIVFDNGFFNLGVRRTLEDTGVGGQDPFGNPLSESRVAALDKFPLLLGSNPNITVSPNDRIVADGSFKTPGLRNIELTAPYFHNGGYLTLPQVVDFYNRGGDFRPQSALAPLGLSQTEQDDLVAFMKGLTDERVRYDKAPFDHPQLFIPNGHPGGNSTSVINDGTGKATDSLLEIPPVGKNGGSGTPNFLS
- a CDS encoding alpha/beta hydrolase, encoding MNSLFGNWASTLRKNSLLLVLSMVLPTFGISNSVLAAERIYASYSALELSISVTTLENYAKTGVINEDLAGYQQYLPLQQLQELRRILLNRVKVSPVVVSQLLYTPQGEFLLHRLAQVIKTNQPEPGFGALRSALILASAESGGLTLLNVLRKYPSSSIRLDVAETLEIATELERLVNQTHQAIAAVSQKSKIEADTISQPNFSQLPDLKVPGKLKSQKYTLKFFDSTRNRLLLTDVYIPNVQKTAPIIVISHGLGLDSSNFQYLATHLASYGFAVAVPNHPGSDTKQLRSLLNGRAIEVAEPSEFQDRPMDVTYILNQLEKGNQSDSRFKGRLNLQQVGVLGQSLGGYTALALAGAKINFKQLKQDCQPAALQNTWNMSLLLQCRALELSISKSGKDYNLRDERVKAAIAVNPITSSIFGKAGLSHIQTPVMIVSSSDDTVAPALSEQILPFSWLANSQKYLVMLEGGTHFSTIGNGNPANQQVALPADMIGDASQARRYMNVLSLPFFQTYVAGRPQYTPYLNAAYTQSISSKSLGLSLVKSLSTTELTQLLDIKGGKPAKKNSPTP
- a CDS encoding YihY/virulence factor BrkB family protein, which codes for MRLTQVWRLLKETFSEWQVNEVSLLASSLAYYTVFSIAPLMVIIITILGAIYGEATAQQQIVDQMTEIVGKEGAELLATAIANLRQDARGGLLQLIFNIGFLIFGASGVFAQIQYALDKIWEVKPEPKRQIFHFLRKRVLSFAMVLVIAFLLFVSYIVRNVLFITVNYLSDLLPGLSSLWQALSFLLSFSILTFLFAAIYTILPDAQVAWRCAGVGAAITTILFMIGQFFFGLFLSQTDIGSAYGVAGSFVIITTWIYYAAHILFLGAEFTKNYAKMNGSPIIPEEYAIHTSGKNQNESQEPNSDRDNNQGRPKRYR
- a CDS encoding PQQ-dependent sugar dehydrogenase, giving the protein MNMTRIVAGKLVIAMFTLGISSCISPTSESANTNNQETEATEQVSQKTSTNNQCTLVDNGFGSQGEVNVQAEEVVTGLEVPWGIAFLPNQDMLVSERPGRVRLVRDSKLVQKPVATIDVTDSGEGGLLGIATHPNFAENRLFYVYYTADRNGSQVNRVERWRLSQSGLSASSDRIILDDIPVAVYHNGGRIRFGADGMLYIGTGDARDPQSSQDVNSLAGKILRLTPDGQVPQDNPFPKNPVYISGIRNTQGFDWHDASTLWVTDHGPSGELGRSGHDKVSVARAGDNLGWPTIYRCESGEGLITPSIVWRQALPPGGAAIYTGNSIPEWKGSLIIPTLRSEHLQRVVFNPQSPQQVERHEVYLQGKYGRLREAIMGPDGELYVTTSNCDGRGSCPSQQDKILRITK